A single window of Luteipulveratus halotolerans DNA harbors:
- a CDS encoding PadR family transcriptional regulator, producing MSLEHAILVSLAEQSASGYDLARRFDRSLGFFWNATHQQIYRTLARMEREGLAASQVETGDGRPDRKVYALTDHGRHELEVWTRTPSPPELPRSLFAVKVRGMGHGDRGAVIADIRRQRDHHVEQLAYFEANAAKHYPDPGALSADELPVYLVLRGGILTEKTYVEWCDEMLDLLAPQHDSQTTEEKS from the coding sequence ATGTCGCTGGAGCACGCCATCCTCGTCTCCCTCGCCGAGCAGTCGGCGAGCGGGTACGACCTCGCGCGCCGGTTCGACCGGTCGCTGGGGTTCTTCTGGAATGCCACGCACCAGCAGATCTACCGGACTCTCGCGCGGATGGAGCGTGAGGGGCTCGCCGCCTCGCAGGTCGAGACCGGCGACGGTCGCCCAGACCGCAAGGTCTACGCGCTCACCGACCACGGCCGTCACGAGCTCGAGGTCTGGACGCGTACGCCGTCGCCGCCCGAGCTGCCGCGCAGCCTGTTCGCGGTCAAGGTGCGGGGGATGGGGCACGGCGACCGGGGCGCCGTGATCGCCGACATCCGACGCCAGCGCGACCACCACGTCGAGCAGCTGGCGTACTTCGAGGCCAACGCCGCCAAGCACTACCCCGACCCGGGTGCGCTGTCGGCCGACGAGCTGCCCGTCTACCTCGTCCTGCGGGGCGGGATCCTGACCGAGAAGACCTACGTCGAGTGGTGCGACGAGATGCTCGATCTCCTTGCGCCCCAGCATGATTCGCAGACAACCGAGGAGAAGTCGTGA
- a CDS encoding DUF3263 domain-containing protein has translation MSAAEQAQQPAGAQLTERDEQILAFERQWWKYPGAKEQMIRERFDMSSTRYYQVLNTLLDNPVALEHDPMLVKRLRRLRASRQKQRSARRLGIEI, from the coding sequence ATGAGTGCCGCGGAGCAGGCGCAGCAGCCGGCGGGCGCACAGCTGACCGAGCGCGACGAGCAGATCCTGGCGTTCGAGCGGCAGTGGTGGAAATACCCCGGCGCCAAGGAGCAGATGATCCGCGAGCGGTTCGACATGAGCTCCACCCGCTACTACCAGGTGCTCAACACGCTGCTGGACAACCCGGTCGCCCTCGAGCACGACCCGATGCTCGTCAAGCGGCTGCGCCGGCTGCGGGCCTCCCGCCAGAAGCAGCGCTCCGCGCGCCGGCTCGGGATCGAGATCTGA
- a CDS encoding GNAT family N-acetyltransferase has protein sequence MSDRVVRRARATDRDAFVALRAVMFEAMDVPGWDDDEWQQAAGEWFERSWGSAEHCIVVAEVDGRVVATSVASLRDAVPSPGQPAGRRVLVHNVCTLPEARGQGHAQAAFAEMMRWVREESGAEGAELYATAAGRTMYERAGFRESTYPALRLGLTSHG, from the coding sequence ATGAGTGACCGGGTCGTACGCCGGGCGCGCGCCACGGACCGCGACGCGTTCGTCGCGCTGCGTGCGGTGATGTTCGAGGCGATGGACGTGCCCGGCTGGGACGACGACGAGTGGCAGCAGGCGGCGGGCGAGTGGTTCGAGCGGTCGTGGGGCAGCGCGGAGCACTGCATCGTCGTCGCCGAGGTCGACGGGCGGGTCGTGGCCACGTCCGTGGCGAGCCTGCGCGACGCCGTGCCGTCGCCGGGGCAGCCCGCGGGCCGGCGGGTGCTGGTGCACAACGTGTGCACCCTGCCCGAGGCGCGCGGGCAGGGGCACGCGCAGGCGGCGTTCGCGGAGATGATGCGCTGGGTGCGCGAGGAGTCGGGGGCCGAGGGCGCTGAGCTCTACGCCACCGCCGCCGGGCGGACGATGTACGAGCGTGCCGGCTTTCGTGAGTCGACCTACCCGGCTCTGCGGCTGGGCCTGACGTCCCACGGCTGA
- a CDS encoding aminotransferase class I/II-fold pyridoxal phosphate-dependent enzyme — translation MSAPGISTRAARMVGEPSHLVEAHTTAVADPFDPQRNPQGYVNLGTAENELVSDLLLPRLRAAREVVASDTHYGSLHGTDEFRSAVADLLTSHAGRPVDGSRLVAMSGTSAVLDALAYALCEEGEAVVVPAPFYGGFDVDFTARARARLVPAPLSSGDGFALSARAVTDAVEQARAAGTTVPAVALISPHNPTGRVYAADALREVVDATRALGVHLVVDEIYARSVFGDVVFTSALSFEDEHVHVVWGFAKDFALSGYKVGLLHTRHDDVLAAVTAQAYLSPVSNDVQRTLVGLLGDARWVADFTAESARRLAVSHALVVDRLAELGVETAGAQAGVFAWIDLRAQLTEQTWAAERALWSKLFDDAHINIAAGELFHGDEPGWFRITHAADPVHVTEALDRLGRVLAHDE, via the coding sequence ATGAGCGCACCCGGCATCTCGACGCGCGCGGCCCGCATGGTCGGCGAGCCGAGCCACCTGGTCGAGGCCCACACGACTGCTGTCGCGGATCCCTTTGACCCGCAACGCAATCCGCAGGGTTACGTCAACCTCGGCACCGCCGAGAACGAGCTCGTCTCCGACCTGCTGCTTCCTCGGTTGCGCGCCGCCCGTGAGGTCGTCGCGTCCGACACGCACTACGGGTCACTGCACGGCACCGACGAGTTCCGTTCTGCCGTGGCCGATCTGCTGACCTCACACGCCGGTCGCCCCGTCGACGGCTCGCGCCTCGTCGCGATGTCCGGCACGTCCGCTGTGCTCGACGCCCTGGCCTACGCGCTGTGCGAGGAGGGCGAGGCGGTCGTCGTACCCGCTCCGTTCTACGGCGGGTTCGACGTCGACTTCACCGCTCGTGCTCGCGCGCGGCTCGTCCCCGCCCCGTTGTCGTCGGGCGACGGGTTCGCGCTGTCCGCCCGCGCAGTCACCGACGCCGTCGAGCAGGCGCGCGCCGCGGGTACGACCGTGCCCGCCGTGGCGCTGATCTCGCCGCACAACCCCACGGGGCGCGTGTATGCGGCCGATGCGCTGCGTGAGGTCGTCGACGCGACCCGGGCGCTCGGCGTACACCTGGTCGTCGACGAGATCTACGCCCGCTCGGTGTTCGGCGACGTGGTGTTCACCTCTGCGCTGTCGTTCGAGGACGAGCACGTGCACGTCGTGTGGGGGTTCGCCAAGGACTTCGCGCTGTCGGGCTACAAGGTCGGCCTGCTGCACACCCGCCACGACGACGTGCTGGCGGCGGTGACCGCTCAGGCCTACCTCTCGCCCGTCTCGAACGACGTGCAGCGCACGCTGGTCGGTCTGCTGGGCGACGCTCGCTGGGTCGCGGACTTCACGGCCGAGTCGGCCCGTCGTCTCGCGGTGTCCCATGCGCTCGTGGTCGACCGCCTCGCCGAGCTGGGCGTCGAGACGGCTGGTGCGCAGGCCGGAGTGTTCGCGTGGATCGACCTGCGCGCGCAGCTCACCGAGCAGACCTGGGCGGCCGAACGCGCTTTGTGGTCAAAGCTTTTCGACGACGCGCACATCAACATCGCGGCCGGCGAGCTGTTCCACGGCGACGAGCCCGGGTGGTTCCGCATCACGCACGCGGCCGATCCCGTGCACGTCACCGAGGCGCTCGACCGGCTCGGCCGGGTGCTGGCTCACGATGAGTGA
- a CDS encoding pyridoxal phosphate-dependent decarboxylase family protein codes for MHGFTDETRALGEEILRYAAERLALDPVPLDGTRTVAELDAVAGGAITAQGKGGQDALKLFEDHLALACLSTDHPRYLSFIPCAPTREAAMFDLVVGASSIYAGSWLEGAGAVYAENQALRWIADLVGLPEAAGGSFVQGGTIGNLSSLVTARATARERATGGARPYRIAATVGSHSSIATACRVMDAEQVPVPMNDRMQMTGDNLRKVLEDNGPETFFAVVATAGSTNFGVIDDLDSIADVCEEYGIWFHVDGAYGGAGLAAPSVRDKYAGVERCDSFIVDPHKWLFAPFDCCALLYREPALARVAHTQHASYLDVLTDTPDWNPTDYSVGLTRRARGLPFWFSLVANGTDAYTAAIERTLEVTRFAQAEIERRDHVEVVREADLSVLVFRRLGWEAKDYHAWSDGILAREEGFVVPTSHLGETLARFAIVNPRTTEDDITALLDSMA; via the coding sequence GTGCATGGGTTCACCGATGAGACCAGGGCGCTCGGCGAGGAGATCCTTCGCTATGCCGCCGAACGACTCGCCCTCGACCCCGTCCCGCTCGACGGTACGCGGACGGTCGCCGAGCTCGATGCCGTCGCCGGCGGCGCCATCACCGCCCAGGGCAAGGGCGGCCAGGACGCGCTGAAGCTGTTCGAGGACCACCTCGCGCTCGCGTGCCTGTCGACCGACCATCCGCGCTACCTGTCGTTCATCCCGTGCGCGCCCACGCGCGAGGCGGCGATGTTCGACCTCGTCGTCGGGGCGTCGTCGATCTACGCCGGGTCCTGGCTCGAGGGCGCGGGTGCGGTGTACGCCGAGAACCAGGCCCTGCGCTGGATCGCCGACCTCGTCGGCCTGCCCGAGGCGGCGGGCGGGTCGTTCGTGCAGGGCGGCACCATCGGCAACCTGTCCTCGCTCGTCACGGCCCGGGCGACCGCGCGTGAGCGCGCCACCGGCGGGGCGCGCCCGTACCGCATCGCCGCGACGGTCGGCTCGCACTCCTCGATCGCCACCGCGTGCCGGGTGATGGACGCCGAGCAGGTGCCCGTGCCGATGAACGACCGCATGCAGATGACGGGCGACAACCTGCGAAAGGTGTTGGAGGACAACGGTCCTGAGACGTTCTTCGCGGTCGTCGCGACCGCCGGCAGCACCAACTTCGGCGTCATCGACGACCTCGACTCCATCGCCGACGTGTGCGAGGAGTACGGCATCTGGTTCCACGTCGACGGCGCGTACGGCGGTGCCGGCCTCGCCGCTCCGTCGGTGCGTGACAAGTACGCCGGCGTCGAGCGCTGCGACTCCTTCATCGTCGACCCGCACAAGTGGTTGTTCGCGCCGTTCGACTGCTGTGCGCTGCTCTACCGCGAGCCGGCGCTGGCGCGGGTCGCGCACACCCAGCACGCGTCGTACCTCGACGTGCTCACCGACACCCCGGACTGGAACCCGACCGACTACTCGGTCGGCCTGACCCGTCGCGCCCGTGGCCTGCCGTTCTGGTTCTCGCTGGTGGCCAACGGCACCGACGCCTACACCGCGGCCATCGAGCGGACGCTGGAGGTCACGCGGTTCGCGCAGGCCGAGATCGAGCGGCGTGACCACGTCGAGGTCGTGCGCGAGGCCGACCTGTCGGTGCTGGTGTTCCGCCGGCTCGGCTGGGAGGCGAAGGACTACCACGCCTGGTCCGACGGCATCCTGGCCCGCGAGGAGGGCTTCGTCGTCCCGACCTCGCACCTGGGCGAGACTCTGGCGCGGTTCGCGATCGTCAACCCGCGCACCACCGAGGACGACATCACCGCCCTGCTCGACTCGATGGCCTGA
- a CDS encoding alpha/beta fold hydrolase: protein MSDFVAVHDSLVHIVEHGPARPRFGTAVLLHGFPADHRLMTGAFEPVMSARDGWRRVYVDLPGMGRSVAGARVDSTDAVLDVVRQVVAKIVPSGPLVVAGESYGGYLTQGLVAADPGRYAGLCLIAPAVIAEHARRTVPPAQTLVADPSSYAHLTDEQRADVESIAVVQDARVVHRMHDEIIVGTEIADEAAVQRISGAYTGAFEASPVEHFDGPSLLVARRQDNVVGYADQWALLERFPRMTCAVLDRAGHNVHLKQEVLFTALVHEWLDRVEESLA, encoded by the coding sequence GTGAGTGACTTCGTCGCGGTCCACGACTCCCTCGTCCACATCGTCGAGCACGGGCCAGCGCGCCCTCGGTTCGGCACGGCCGTCCTGCTGCACGGCTTCCCCGCCGACCACCGCCTGATGACCGGCGCGTTCGAACCGGTTATGAGCGCCCGCGACGGGTGGCGGCGCGTCTACGTCGACCTGCCGGGCATGGGACGCAGCGTCGCGGGAGCCCGCGTCGACTCCACTGACGCGGTGCTCGACGTCGTGCGGCAGGTGGTCGCCAAGATCGTGCCGAGCGGGCCGCTCGTCGTGGCCGGTGAGTCCTACGGCGGATACCTGACCCAAGGCCTGGTCGCGGCAGATCCCGGCCGCTACGCGGGTCTGTGCCTGATCGCTCCGGCCGTGATCGCCGAGCACGCGCGGCGCACGGTGCCACCCGCGCAGACCCTCGTGGCCGACCCGTCGTCGTACGCCCATCTCACCGACGAGCAGCGCGCCGACGTCGAGTCGATCGCCGTCGTGCAGGACGCTCGGGTCGTCCACCGCATGCACGACGAGATCATCGTCGGCACCGAGATCGCGGATGAGGCTGCGGTGCAACGGATCTCGGGCGCCTACACCGGTGCGTTCGAGGCGTCACCGGTCGAGCACTTCGACGGTCCGAGCCTGCTCGTCGCGAGGCGTCAGGACAACGTCGTGGGCTACGCCGACCAGTGGGCGCTGCTGGAGCGCTTCCCGCGCATGACGTGCGCCGTGCTCGATCGGGCCGGCCACAACGTGCACCTCAAGCAGGAGGTCCTCTTCACCGCGCTCGTCCACGAGTGGCTCGACCGCGTCGAGGAGTCGCTCGCGTGA
- the groL gene encoding chaperonin GroEL (60 kDa chaperone family; promotes refolding of misfolded polypeptides especially under stressful conditions; forms two stacked rings of heptamers to form a barrel-shaped 14mer; ends can be capped by GroES; misfolded proteins enter the barrel where they are refolded when GroES binds), with product MAKTIAFDEEARRGLEKGMNTLADAVKVTLGPKGRNVVLEKKWGAPTITNDGVSIAKEIELEDPYEKIGAELVKEVAKKTDDVAGDGTTTATVLAQAMVREGLRNVAAGANPMALKRGIEAAVTAVSESLAGQAKEIETKEQIAATASISAADSQIGELIAEAMDKVGKEGVITVEESNTFGLELELTEGMRFDKGYISGYFVTDTERMETVLEDPYILVVNSKISAIKDLLPLLEKVMQSGKPLAIIAEDVEGEALSTLVVNKLKGTFKSVALKAPGFGDRRKAMLGDIAILTGGQVISEEVGLKLDTAELDLLGRARKIVVTKDETTIVEGAGEADAIAGRVAQIRAEIDNSDSDYDREKLQERLAKLAGGVAVIKAGAATEVELKERKHRIEDAVRNAKAAVEEGIVAGGGVALLQATDAAFAGLKLEGDEATGANIVKVAAQAPLKQIAFNAGLEPGVVVEKVRSLTPGEGLNAATGDYVDMIKEGIIDPAKVTRSALQNAGSIAALFLTTEAVIADKPEKAGAAPADPTGGMGDMGF from the coding sequence ATGGCCAAGACCATTGCATTCGACGAGGAGGCGCGCCGCGGGCTCGAGAAGGGTATGAACACCCTTGCCGACGCCGTGAAGGTGACGCTGGGCCCGAAGGGCCGCAATGTCGTGCTCGAGAAGAAGTGGGGCGCGCCCACCATCACCAACGATGGTGTGAGCATCGCCAAGGAGATCGAGCTCGAGGACCCCTACGAGAAGATCGGCGCCGAGCTGGTCAAGGAGGTCGCCAAGAAGACCGACGACGTCGCCGGTGACGGTACGACGACGGCCACCGTTCTGGCCCAGGCGATGGTTCGCGAGGGTCTGCGCAACGTCGCCGCGGGTGCCAACCCGATGGCGCTCAAGCGTGGCATCGAGGCCGCCGTGACCGCCGTGAGCGAGTCGCTCGCCGGTCAGGCCAAGGAGATCGAGACCAAGGAGCAGATCGCTGCCACCGCGTCCATCTCCGCTGCCGACTCCCAGATCGGCGAGCTCATCGCCGAGGCCATGGACAAGGTCGGCAAGGAAGGCGTCATCACCGTCGAGGAGAGCAACACCTTCGGCCTCGAGCTCGAGCTCACCGAGGGCATGCGCTTCGACAAGGGCTACATCTCCGGTTACTTCGTGACCGACACCGAGCGCATGGAGACCGTCCTCGAGGACCCCTACATCCTCGTCGTCAACTCCAAGATCTCGGCGATCAAGGACCTCCTCCCGCTGCTGGAGAAGGTCATGCAGTCCGGCAAGCCGCTGGCGATCATCGCCGAGGACGTCGAGGGCGAGGCCCTGTCCACGCTGGTCGTCAACAAGCTGAAGGGCACCTTCAAGTCGGTCGCGCTCAAGGCTCCCGGCTTCGGTGACCGTCGCAAGGCCATGCTCGGCGACATCGCCATCCTCACCGGTGGCCAGGTCATCTCCGAGGAGGTCGGCCTCAAGCTCGACACCGCTGAGCTGGACCTGCTGGGCCGCGCCCGCAAGATCGTCGTCACCAAGGACGAGACCACGATCGTCGAGGGTGCCGGCGAAGCCGACGCCATCGCCGGTCGCGTCGCGCAGATCCGCGCCGAGATCGACAACAGCGACTCCGACTACGACCGCGAGAAGCTCCAGGAGCGCCTGGCCAAGCTCGCCGGTGGCGTCGCCGTCATCAAGGCGGGTGCCGCGACCGAGGTCGAGCTCAAGGAGCGCAAGCACCGCATCGAGGACGCCGTCCGCAACGCGAAGGCTGCCGTCGAGGAGGGCATCGTCGCCGGTGGTGGCGTGGCTCTGCTGCAGGCGACCGACGCGGCTTTCGCCGGTCTGAAGCTCGAGGGCGACGAGGCCACGGGTGCCAACATCGTCAAGGTGGCCGCTCAGGCGCCGCTGAAGCAGATCGCCTTCAACGCCGGTCTCGAGCCGGGCGTCGTGGTCGAGAAGGTCCGCAGCCTCACCCCGGGTGAGGGCCTCAACGCGGCCACCGGCGACTACGTCGACATGATCAAGGAAGGCATCATCGACCCGGCCAAGGTGACGCGTTCCGCGCTCCAGAACGCCGGCTCGATCGCTGCGCTGTTCCTGACGACCGAGGCCGTCATCGCCGACAAGCCGGAGAAGGCTGGGGCGGCTCCGGCCGACCCGACCGGCGGCATGGGCGACATGGGCTTCTGA
- a CDS encoding MFS transporter — MTTTDAPAATRREWIGLAVLAFPTLLLSIDMSVLYLALPSLTEQLHPTSTQQLWIMDSYGFMVAGFLVTMGTLGDRIGRRRLLLIGSAGFAAASVLAAYSTSAEMLIVARALMGITGATLMPSTLALISNMFRQPAQRGTAIAIWMSCFMGGMVVGPLTAGVMLQHFWWGSVFLLSIPMMVLLYAAAPALLPEYRDPDPGRLDLPSVLLSLAAILPVVYGLKEMARHGVTAGTVVPALAGVAVGVVFIRRQTRLTHPLIDVRLFAIRRFSVSLGINVVAGLLMAGMFFLTTLYLQLVLGLSPLGSGAWMVPVQLCMVAASLAAPRIARRVRPAYVMTAGLALTAVGYAVVGLTAITGSYDAGPLRVVIGFAIASVGIALPTALIIDLVVGSAPPEKAGSASSVSETSAELGIAFGVALLGSLSSAVYRSGLVLPDGLTSAQQAAARDSIGGAVETAQGLPAQVAADLMGSARDAFSTGLAIGAAIAVVAFAAAAVVTHRMLRDVEAYDEEVGAGVPAGPAEAPTPALAAAVSSPGE, encoded by the coding sequence ATGACCACCACCGACGCCCCAGCCGCGACGCGGCGTGAATGGATCGGCCTGGCCGTCCTCGCGTTCCCGACGCTGCTGCTGTCGATCGACATGAGCGTGCTCTACCTCGCGCTCCCGAGCCTGACCGAACAGCTCCACCCGACCAGCACGCAGCAGCTGTGGATCATGGACTCCTACGGCTTCATGGTCGCGGGCTTCCTCGTCACGATGGGCACGCTCGGTGACCGCATCGGACGCCGGCGCCTGCTGCTGATCGGCTCGGCCGGGTTCGCGGCCGCGTCGGTGCTGGCGGCGTACAGCACGTCCGCCGAGATGCTCATCGTCGCCCGGGCGCTGATGGGCATCACGGGCGCGACGCTGATGCCGTCGACGCTGGCGCTGATCAGCAACATGTTCCGTCAGCCCGCTCAGCGCGGTACGGCCATCGCGATCTGGATGAGCTGCTTCATGGGCGGCATGGTCGTCGGACCGCTGACGGCCGGTGTGATGCTGCAGCACTTCTGGTGGGGCTCGGTGTTCCTGCTGTCGATCCCGATGATGGTCCTGCTGTACGCCGCCGCGCCGGCTCTGCTGCCCGAGTACCGCGACCCTGACCCCGGTCGCCTCGACCTGCCGAGCGTGCTCCTGAGCCTCGCCGCGATCCTCCCGGTCGTCTACGGGCTGAAGGAGATGGCTCGCCACGGTGTCACCGCCGGCACGGTCGTCCCCGCGCTCGCAGGTGTCGCGGTTGGTGTCGTGTTCATCCGTCGGCAGACCCGGCTCACGCACCCGCTCATCGACGTGCGGCTGTTCGCGATCCGCCGGTTCTCGGTGTCGCTCGGCATCAACGTGGTCGCCGGTCTGCTGATGGCGGGCATGTTCTTCCTGACCACGCTCTACCTCCAGCTCGTCCTCGGTCTGAGCCCGCTCGGCTCGGGCGCCTGGATGGTGCCGGTGCAGCTGTGCATGGTGGCCGCCTCGCTGGCGGCGCCGCGGATCGCGCGACGTGTCCGGCCGGCGTACGTCATGACGGCCGGCCTGGCCCTCACCGCCGTCGGGTACGCCGTCGTCGGCCTCACCGCGATCACCGGCTCGTACGACGCGGGCCCGCTGCGCGTCGTCATCGGCTTCGCGATCGCCTCCGTCGGCATCGCCCTGCCGACCGCGCTGATCATCGACCTCGTCGTGGGGTCGGCCCCTCCGGAGAAGGCGGGCTCGGCGTCCTCGGTGTCGGAGACGTCTGCCGAGCTGGGCATCGCCTTCGGCGTGGCACTGCTCGGCAGCCTCAGCAGTGCGGTCTACCGCTCGGGCCTCGTCCTGCCCGACGGCCTGACGAGCGCGCAGCAGGCAGCGGCCCGCGACTCGATCGGCGGAGCGGTCGAGACCGCGCAGGGTCTGCCGGCACAGGTGGCCGCCGACCTCATGGGGAGTGCGCGCGACGCGTTCAGCACCGGCCTGGCGATCGGCGCGGCCATCGCCGTGGTCGCGTTCGCCGCGGCAGCCGTGGTGACGCACCGGATGCTGCGCGACGTCGAGGCGTACGACGAGGAGGTGGGCGCGGGCGTACCGGCCGGTCCTGCCGAAGCGCCCACACCGGCGCTGGCGGCTGCCGTATCGTCGCCGGGTGAGTGA
- a CDS encoding VOC family protein, which yields MSPRVTATEFATLGLDDWRYLSHELRAAFRLSSYAEAGAFASRVAATADRLGHHPSLDIRYPGVLHISTTSHDVHAVTDRDIALARAISELAVGASVVSQPRDVRLVEVGIDAVDIDAIRPFWTALLAYADEPPAVEGDTVRAISDPNGLGPAVWFQQVDPASPAAGLDPAAPQRHKTHLDVWLTHDVAEQRLAAALEAGGRLVSDAGARAFWVLADPEGNEACICTWQDRD from the coding sequence ATGAGCCCTCGTGTCACTGCCACCGAGTTCGCCACGCTCGGCCTGGACGACTGGCGCTACCTCAGTCACGAGCTGCGGGCGGCGTTCCGGCTGAGCTCGTACGCCGAGGCGGGTGCTTTCGCCTCACGGGTCGCCGCGACCGCCGATCGCCTCGGCCACCACCCGTCGCTCGACATCCGCTATCCCGGCGTCCTGCACATCAGCACCACTTCGCACGACGTGCACGCCGTCACCGACCGCGACATCGCGCTCGCCCGCGCGATCAGCGAGCTGGCCGTCGGCGCATCCGTCGTGTCGCAGCCGCGCGACGTCCGACTCGTCGAGGTCGGCATCGACGCGGTCGACATCGACGCGATCCGCCCGTTCTGGACGGCCCTGCTCGCGTACGCCGACGAGCCGCCTGCCGTCGAGGGCGACACGGTCCGCGCGATCAGCGACCCCAACGGCCTCGGGCCGGCCGTGTGGTTCCAGCAGGTCGACCCGGCCTCGCCCGCCGCCGGCCTCGACCCGGCTGCACCGCAGCGGCACAAGACCCACCTCGACGTCTGGCTCACCCACGACGTCGCCGAGCAGCGCCTCGCCGCCGCTCTCGAGGCAGGCGGGCGCCTGGTCAGCGATGCCGGAGCCAGGGCGTTCTGGGTGCTCGCCGACCCCGAGGGCAACGAGGCGTGCATCTGCACCTGGCAGGACCGCGACTGA
- a CDS encoding YciI family protein yields MTEYLIYFNQQWVGDHSGEWFRSRAPLAMAVTREARDAGVYVFAGGLVEEVEEAVSVDATSGEVVFTDGPFAETKEFLGGFMVVEVPDLEAAKEWGGKIAVACGWPQEIREFKPQPNV; encoded by the coding sequence ATGACCGAGTACCTCATCTACTTCAACCAGCAGTGGGTCGGCGACCACAGCGGCGAGTGGTTCCGGAGCCGGGCGCCGCTGGCCATGGCCGTGACCCGTGAGGCCCGTGATGCCGGGGTCTACGTGTTCGCCGGCGGTCTCGTCGAGGAGGTCGAGGAGGCCGTCTCCGTCGACGCCACCAGCGGTGAGGTGGTCTTCACCGACGGACCGTTCGCCGAGACCAAGGAGTTCCTCGGCGGGTTCATGGTCGTCGAGGTCCCCGACCTGGAGGCCGCCAAGGAGTGGGGCGGCAAGATCGCCGTCGCGTGCGGGTGGCCGCAGGAGATCCGCGAGTTCAAGCCGCAGCCCAACGTCTGA
- a CDS encoding SDR family NAD(P)-dependent oxidoreductase, translating into MAHNVLVTGGSSGIGAATVRSFAAQGDVVWFTYRSGADRAEALVEEVTAAGGEAAAYPFDQGDRASQDELLTQLPGPVDVLVNNAGLGSKTVESYADDPAEQDRALLQVNAVGVLWLTRALVPGMLERGYGKVVSVASVGGGVTQFPGFQLADGMSKAAVAFMGRQLAAELAQTPVDVFTVCPGATDTAMFAASTLDGLGADERAAFDASLPKQRLIDPSEIAEVICYLCSDAARVMHGAVIDASMGLGVHPGLISGGQR; encoded by the coding sequence ATGGCTCACAACGTTCTTGTCACCGGCGGATCGAGCGGCATCGGCGCCGCGACGGTCCGGTCCTTCGCCGCTCAGGGCGACGTCGTCTGGTTCACCTATCGCAGCGGCGCCGATCGCGCCGAGGCGCTCGTCGAGGAGGTGACGGCTGCCGGGGGCGAGGCGGCGGCGTACCCGTTCGACCAGGGCGACCGCGCCTCGCAGGACGAGCTGCTGACGCAGCTGCCCGGCCCGGTCGACGTGCTCGTCAACAACGCCGGCCTCGGCTCCAAGACCGTCGAGTCGTACGCCGACGACCCGGCAGAGCAGGACCGAGCGCTCTTGCAGGTCAACGCTGTTGGCGTGCTGTGGCTGACCCGGGCGCTCGTGCCCGGCATGCTCGAGCGGGGCTACGGCAAGGTCGTGTCGGTCGCGAGCGTCGGAGGGGGAGTGACCCAGTTCCCGGGGTTCCAGCTCGCTGATGGCATGAGCAAGGCGGCGGTGGCGTTCATGGGGCGCCAGCTCGCGGCCGAGCTGGCGCAGACGCCGGTCGACGTCTTCACCGTCTGCCCCGGAGCCACCGACACGGCGATGTTCGCGGCGAGCACGCTCGACGGGCTCGGCGCCGACGAGCGTGCGGCGTTCGACGCGTCGCTGCCGAAGCAGCGGCTGATCGACCCGAGCGAGATCGCCGAGGTGATCTGCTACCTGTGCAGCGACGCGGCGCGGGTCATGCACGGCGCCGTGATCGACGCGTCGATGGGTCTCGGTGTCCACCCAGGGCTGATCTCAGGAGGGCAGCGATGA
- a CDS encoding universal stress protein, with the protein MHATCPVAVVNPGVDVEAELKGEIVVGVDGSRDSAAAAEIAFAAAAARGSHVTCLSSWYLEVADGVVVTDEDTPQRRAIDDRQRERVESAITAAREAHPDVAYDIEVVNGPSSKVLAARSEQADVLVLGTRGRGGFAGKLLGSVSQKVLQAAQCPVVVVKSKTD; encoded by the coding sequence ATGCACGCGACCTGCCCGGTCGCGGTGGTCAACCCTGGGGTCGACGTCGAGGCCGAGCTCAAGGGCGAGATCGTGGTCGGCGTCGACGGCAGCCGTGACAGCGCGGCCGCGGCCGAGATCGCGTTCGCCGCAGCGGCGGCGCGGGGCAGCCACGTGACATGCCTGTCGAGCTGGTACCTCGAGGTCGCCGACGGAGTGGTCGTCACCGACGAGGACACCCCGCAGCGGCGCGCGATCGACGACCGCCAGCGTGAGCGGGTCGAGTCCGCGATCACGGCGGCGCGTGAGGCTCACCCTGACGTCGCCTACGACATCGAGGTCGTCAACGGTCCGAGCAGCAAGGTCTTGGCCGCTCGCTCGGAGCAGGCCGACGTGCTGGTGCTCGGCACCCGCGGGCGAGGCGGGTTCGCCGGCAAGCTGCTGGGCTCGGTCAGCCAGAAGGTCCTGCAGGCAGCCCAGTGCCCGGTGGTCGTCGTGAAGTCGAAGACCGACTGA